The Alkalibacter saccharofermentans DSM 14828 genome includes a window with the following:
- a CDS encoding FUSC family protein: protein MNYKSYKNYRLGMRNVKTAIAVLICLLLGELLNMDSPFYVVIAAMISMESSVMNSFDVGKNRVMGTVLGALLGMGFAYIDPGNLILTSIGITIIIYICNLFKWNKSIVIAGVVFLSIMLEMAEGSILANSLNRIADTILGLGVGLAVNYLIFPYDFEKTIKTQADALVEIIKQDVNDAFCTNEKVDLEKFREALNSLSDEINDYRAEFAMKKKNARSLAEKRKLLERFDSIYTHLKVMDKISKRPVLSDENLQQLEDLHFEGADTYQHESKAFKNVYNYHAEALLEKMKELGIDGACDK from the coding sequence ATGAATTATAAAAGCTATAAAAACTACAGACTTGGAATGCGAAACGTAAAAACGGCCATAGCCGTGCTTATATGCCTTTTGCTTGGAGAGCTGTTAAATATGGACAGCCCCTTCTACGTCGTCATCGCCGCAATGATCTCGATGGAGAGTTCTGTAATGAACTCATTTGACGTCGGCAAAAACAGGGTGATGGGCACGGTTCTTGGAGCCCTTTTAGGAATGGGCTTTGCCTATATAGATCCAGGCAATCTGATCCTCACGAGCATAGGGATAACAATAATAATATACATCTGCAACCTTTTCAAATGGAATAAGTCCATTGTCATAGCAGGCGTGGTGTTTTTGTCTATCATGCTTGAAATGGCGGAAGGCAGCATACTGGCAAACAGCTTAAACAGGATAGCAGATACCATCTTGGGGCTGGGAGTCGGGCTCGCAGTAAACTATCTTATATTTCCCTACGATTTTGAAAAGACTATTAAGACACAAGCAGATGCATTGGTGGAGATAATAAAACAAGATGTCAACGATGCCTTTTGCACAAATGAGAAGGTCGATCTGGAAAAATTCAGGGAGGCTCTTAACAGCCTATCTGACGAAATAAATGATTATAGAGCTGAATTTGCCATGAAGAAGAAAAACGCAAGAAGCCTGGCAGAAAAGCGTAAGCTGCTGGAAAGATTCGATTCAATATACACCCATCTGAAGGTGATGGACAAGATATCAAAACGACCGGTATTAAGCGATGAAAACCTGCAGCAACTGGAAGATTTGCATTTTGAAGGTGCAGATACGTATCAACACGAAAGTAAAGCATTTAAAAACGTATACAATTATCATGCGGAAGCTTTGCTTGAAAAGATGAAAGAACTGGGCATAGACGGAGCCTGCGATAAATAA
- a CDS encoding ABC transporter permease, giving the protein MKISGVFDLYMQRTEFFTKLFIEHIYLTSVAVLIITVVGLSTGILMTSNKRLASVVLTLTGFLYTIPSIALFGFLVAVTGIGNTSAIIALSLYGVLPIIRNTYVGITEVDPEIIESATAMGSTPLQLLVSIQLPLASPVIIAGFRTMVIMTIALGGIASFIGAGGLGVAIWRGITTNFPEMTVAGSLLVALFAIISDVVLGFVEKGFSIKVLGK; this is encoded by the coding sequence TTGAAAATAAGTGGCGTGTTTGATCTTTATATGCAAAGAACCGAGTTTTTCACCAAGTTGTTTATCGAACATATATACCTTACATCGGTCGCCGTATTGATAATAACAGTTGTAGGCCTCTCTACAGGAATACTGATGACTTCAAATAAAAGGCTGGCGTCGGTGGTGCTTACCCTGACAGGCTTTTTATATACGATTCCATCCATTGCATTGTTCGGATTTTTGGTAGCTGTTACAGGCATAGGAAACACCAGCGCCATAATAGCGTTGTCCCTATACGGAGTCTTGCCGATTATCAGAAACACTTACGTGGGGATAACGGAGGTAGATCCTGAGATAATCGAATCCGCAACGGCAATGGGAAGCACGCCTTTGCAGCTGCTAGTAAGCATTCAGCTCCCTTTGGCTTCCCCTGTTATAATAGCAGGATTCAGAACCATGGTGATCATGACCATAGCCCTTGGAGGAATAGCCTCGTTTATAGGGGCCGGTGGCCTGGGAGTAGCTATCTGGAGGGGAATAACCACGAACTTTCCCGAAATGACCGTGGCAGGGAGTCTCTTGGTAGCTCTGTTTGCAATAATCTCGGACGTAGTGCTGGGATTTGTAGAAAAAGGATTTAGCATTAAAGTGTTGGGAAAATAA
- a CDS encoding glycine betaine ABC transporter substrate-binding protein — MKKIIAIIGVIALTTSLFAGCSTEEKKVVIASKPMTEQYILVEMLTDLIEQETDITVEQKMGIGGGTSNIHPGMEKGEIDMYPEYTGTGWLFVLKEDLINDPDELYRAVKEGYQQEYNFKWTGLYGFNNTFALAVKRELALELNLQTYSDLVRVSNDLDFGAEYDFYEREDGYPGLVEAYGFDFSRQVELDIGLKYDAIGRDEVDVINVFSTDGRLKEYDLVVLKDDKNFFPSYYAATIIRQETLDEYPELEGVLEMLTGAIDDEEMTYLNYLVEIEKQDPAQVANDFLKEKGLIE; from the coding sequence TTGAAAAAGATTATAGCAATCATAGGAGTGATAGCGCTGACGACATCCTTGTTTGCAGGATGCTCCACAGAAGAAAAAAAGGTGGTAATAGCAAGCAAGCCCATGACGGAGCAGTACATACTGGTTGAGATGCTCACAGACCTTATCGAACAGGAGACTGACATAACCGTTGAGCAGAAGATGGGCATCGGAGGAGGAACGTCTAACATCCATCCGGGGATGGAAAAGGGAGAAATCGACATGTATCCGGAATACACCGGTACAGGCTGGCTGTTTGTGCTAAAAGAGGACTTGATAAATGATCCCGATGAACTCTACCGGGCGGTAAAGGAAGGATATCAGCAGGAATACAACTTCAAGTGGACAGGGCTTTACGGATTTAACAATACCTTTGCCCTTGCTGTCAAAAGAGAGCTGGCCTTGGAACTTAATCTACAGACCTACAGTGACCTTGTCAGGGTAAGCAACGACCTTGATTTTGGAGCGGAGTACGACTTTTACGAAAGGGAAGACGGCTACCCCGGGCTTGTAGAGGCTTACGGATTTGACTTTTCCCGTCAAGTCGAGCTGGACATAGGCCTTAAATACGATGCAATCGGCAGAGATGAAGTCGACGTTATAAATGTATTTTCTACAGACGGTCGGCTTAAAGAGTACGATTTGGTTGTTTTAAAAGATGACAAAAATTTCTTTCCCTCCTATTATGCAGCTACCATAATCAGGCAAGAAACCCTTGATGAATACCCAGAGCTTGAAGGGGTTTTGGAAATGCTAACAGGAGCCATAGATGACGAGGAGATGACTTATCTAAACTATTTGGTTGAAATAGAAAAGCAGGATCCTGCACAGGTTGCCAATGACTTCCTTAAAGAAAAAGGGCTGATTGAATGA
- a CDS encoding ABC transporter ATP-binding protein, whose protein sequence is MTIIEFDKVSKSYEEGKHVIKDISLKIDEGEFVTLVGPSGCGKTTLLKMINKMIMSTSGRIVIRDKEISTWNTTDLRRSIGYVIQQVGLFPHMTIAENIGYVLKITGEDKVKRRLKALELIKLVGLDEGYIDKYPRQLSGGQKQRIGVARALAGDPDIILMDEPFGAVDEIARKKLQDEFKQIHQKLGKTIVFVTHDIHEALKLGTRIVLMNSGRIEQSGTDKDLVYRPRTPFVKDFFGIKGYKALLDENELQKEYEAAILKAEGTK, encoded by the coding sequence ATGACTATCATCGAATTTGACAAAGTGTCGAAATCCTACGAAGAGGGAAAGCATGTAATAAAGGACATATCCTTAAAAATCGACGAAGGGGAATTTGTCACTCTGGTTGGGCCTTCAGGATGCGGGAAGACAACTCTTTTAAAAATGATTAACAAGATGATAATGTCTACATCGGGAAGGATAGTAATCAGGGACAAGGAGATATCCACCTGGAATACGACAGACCTTAGAAGATCCATAGGATATGTAATCCAGCAGGTTGGGCTTTTCCCCCATATGACCATCGCTGAAAACATAGGTTATGTTTTGAAGATAACGGGAGAAGACAAAGTCAAAAGAAGGTTAAAGGCACTTGAACTTATCAAGCTGGTGGGACTTGATGAAGGCTACATAGACAAATACCCCAGGCAGCTATCGGGAGGCCAAAAGCAGCGCATCGGCGTAGCAAGAGCCCTTGCAGGAGACCCGGACATAATACTTATGGACGAGCCTTTTGGAGCAGTGGATGAGATAGCCAGAAAGAAGCTTCAAGACGAGTTTAAGCAGATTCACCAAAAGCTAGGCAAGACTATAGTGTTCGTAACCCACGACATACACGAAGCCTTAAAGCTCGGCACCAGGATAGTTTTGATGAACAGCGGCAGGATAGAACAAAGCGGAACTGACAAGGATCTGGTCTACAGGCCTAGGACCCCTTTTGTGAAAGACTTTTTCGGTATCAAGGGGTACAAGGCTCTCCTTGATGAAAATGAGCTACAAAAGGAATACGAAGCGGCTATATTAAAAGCTGAAGGGACAAAATAA
- a CDS encoding Crp/Fnr family transcriptional regulator — translation MEHTCSNCGHSLCAKRVPIFSKLNEDEIKKVVTLIRRKHYQKGENLFFEGGDFKGLVIINKGKAKAYTNTSEGKEQILHLFFPGDFLGEKSLVINKKTEYNVQAIEPVDTCMISKKDFQDLIKKHPNINQKIMEELVYRIDRLESMIENIGAKDIEKRINAVLLEFAHKHGTKNEDGSFELMLPLSREGIASYIGTTRETVSRKLNSLQNEGVIVMTGNKKIKILDINRLK, via the coding sequence ATGGAGCATACATGCAGTAATTGTGGACACAGCCTTTGTGCCAAAAGGGTACCCATATTTTCGAAGTTAAATGAGGATGAGATAAAAAAGGTAGTAACCCTTATCAGAAGAAAGCACTATCAAAAAGGTGAGAATCTCTTTTTCGAAGGAGGGGATTTTAAAGGGCTGGTAATCATAAACAAGGGAAAGGCAAAAGCCTATACAAATACGTCTGAAGGAAAGGAGCAGATACTCCACCTGTTTTTTCCGGGAGACTTCCTGGGAGAGAAGAGCCTTGTAATAAACAAAAAAACAGAGTATAACGTCCAGGCCATTGAGCCTGTAGATACCTGCATGATTTCAAAGAAGGATTTTCAGGACCTGATAAAAAAACACCCAAACATCAATCAGAAGATAATGGAAGAGTTGGTTTATAGGATAGACAGGCTCGAGTCCATGATAGAAAACATTGGGGCAAAGGATATCGAAAAGCGAATAAACGCAGTGCTTTTGGAGTTTGCCCATAAGCATGGGACAAAAAACGAAGACGGCTCTTTTGAGCTTATGCTCCCATTAAGCAGAGAAGGAATAGCAAGCTACATCGGAACAACCCGGGAGACGGTCAGCAGAAAGCTAAACAGCCTCCAAAATGAAGGGGTGATTGTGATGACGGGTAATAAAAAGATAAAAATCTTAGATATTAACAGGCTTAAATAA
- the ric gene encoding iron-sulfur cluster repair di-iron protein — protein sequence MKTNYNITSKDTLGDTVARLPRAGEVFKSYKIDFCCGGQRSIEEAAKEKDVDAGKLLGVLNSLQDTIDARQGKNFTQMNNEELIDHIIDTHHSYLNINLPEISIISAAVLRAHGASRKELFEVHKLFHALKAELEQHLIKEETVLFPNMLDENNDLDIQKEIEDEHEGAGEILRRLRELTQDYTVPADGCPTYERLYHKLEELEGDVFQHVHLENNILFKRF from the coding sequence ATGAAAACAAATTATAACATCACATCAAAAGACACCTTGGGGGATACTGTTGCAAGATTGCCCAGGGCTGGGGAGGTATTTAAGTCTTACAAAATAGATTTTTGCTGTGGAGGCCAAAGAAGCATAGAGGAAGCTGCAAAGGAAAAAGACGTTGATGCAGGCAAGCTGCTGGGCGTGTTAAATTCCCTACAGGACACTATAGATGCAAGGCAAGGGAAAAATTTCACCCAGATGAACAACGAAGAGCTGATAGACCACATAATAGACACGCACCATTCTTACTTAAACATTAATTTGCCAGAGATAAGCATTATTTCGGCGGCAGTGCTAAGAGCCCACGGAGCATCACGCAAGGAACTATTTGAGGTGCATAAGCTGTTTCACGCTTTAAAGGCAGAACTTGAGCAGCATCTGATAAAGGAAGAAACAGTGCTATTTCCAAACATGCTTGATGAAAACAACGACTTGGACATTCAAAAGGAAATCGAAGATGAGCACGAGGGGGCAGGGGAGATACTTAGAAGGCTAAGGGAGCTTACCCAGGACTACACAGTTCCTGCAGACGGATGCCCGACTTACGAGAGGCTATACCACAAGCTTGAAGAGCTTGAGGGAGATGTATTCCAGCACGTGCATCTAGAAAACAATATTTTGTTTAAAAGATTTTAG
- a CDS encoding DUF1858 domain-containing protein has product MKKTIDLKMTVNEIVKAYPEVAEIMKELGFENITDPKMIATVGRFMTIEKGAAMKKIDLDKIKETFKERGFEIK; this is encoded by the coding sequence ATGAAAAAGACAATAGATCTTAAGATGACTGTAAATGAGATTGTCAAAGCCTATCCTGAAGTTGCAGAGATAATGAAGGAGCTGGGCTTTGAAAATATAACAGATCCAAAGATGATAGCTACTGTAGGCAGATTCATGACCATTGAAAAGGGAGCTGCAATGAAAAAGATCGATCTTGATAAAATCAAGGAGACCTTTAAAGAAAGAGGCTTCGAAATTAAATAA
- a CDS encoding DUF438 domain-containing protein — translation MSEHINNREQRQKLLKQLILELHEGKDFEEVKQKFEENFKDVSATEITEMETQLVKDGLPVEEIQKLCDVHASVFKGTIDQIHKVINEEDVPGHPVHTFRLENKAIEKLLEDRIKPHLQAFEETEDEAIAMDLIVDFNELWKIDVHYSRKENLIFPYMEKYDITAPPKVMWGVDDEIRRNIRDTKALLYHFEYDHPTQEILKKAKAAISGVEEMIFKEENILFPMILEKFNDKEWQSILEESDEFGYVFVKPIHEWKPKEEEPKPAESVWLQGQVQFDAGFMLPEEINAMLNVLPVDITFVDKNGKVKYFSQGKERIFARPKTIIGREVKNCHPPSSVHIVEKIVEDLKSGKKDHEDFWINFGDKFVLIKYFAVRDADGEFLGVVEVSQDVKPIQELQGEKRLAD, via the coding sequence ATGAGCGAGCACATCAATAATCGGGAGCAAAGACAAAAACTGCTGAAGCAACTAATTTTGGAGCTTCATGAGGGTAAGGATTTCGAAGAGGTAAAGCAAAAGTTTGAAGAAAATTTCAAAGACGTGTCAGCAACTGAGATTACCGAAATGGAAACCCAGCTTGTAAAGGACGGACTTCCTGTAGAGGAAATTCAAAAGCTTTGCGATGTACACGCTTCGGTTTTTAAGGGCACTATAGACCAGATCCATAAAGTCATCAATGAAGAAGACGTTCCGGGACATCCGGTGCATACCTTCAGGCTGGAAAACAAGGCCATCGAAAAGCTTTTGGAAGATCGAATAAAACCTCACCTTCAAGCCTTTGAAGAAACAGAAGACGAGGCAATCGCTATGGATCTTATCGTCGACTTTAACGAGCTTTGGAAGATCGATGTTCATTATTCCAGGAAGGAAAATCTGATATTCCCTTACATGGAAAAATATGATATCACAGCACCCCCCAAGGTAATGTGGGGAGTGGATGACGAAATCAGAAGGAACATCAGGGACACAAAAGCCCTTTTATACCACTTTGAATATGACCACCCAACTCAGGAAATACTCAAAAAAGCAAAGGCTGCAATATCCGGCGTTGAAGAGATGATATTCAAAGAAGAAAACATTCTATTCCCAATGATTTTGGAAAAATTTAATGACAAGGAGTGGCAGAGCATCCTTGAAGAAAGCGATGAGTTCGGATACGTCTTTGTAAAGCCTATACATGAGTGGAAGCCAAAAGAGGAAGAGCCAAAGCCTGCAGAGTCAGTGTGGCTTCAAGGCCAGGTTCAGTTTGATGCAGGGTTTATGCTTCCTGAGGAAATAAACGCTATGCTAAACGTATTGCCGGTGGACATAACATTTGTGGATAAAAACGGCAAGGTCAAGTATTTCTCTCAAGGCAAGGAGAGGATATTCGCAAGACCGAAGACCATTATAGGCAGAGAGGTAAAGAACTGCCATCCGCCTTCAAGCGTGCACATAGTTGAAAAGATCGTGGAAGATTTGAAATCGGGGAAAAAAGACCATGAAGATTTTTGGATAAACTTCGGAGATAAATTCGTTCTGATAAAATACTTTGCAGTAAGGGACGCCGACGGCGAATTCCTTGGGGTGGTGGAGGTAAGCCAGGATGTCAAACCCATACAGGAGCTGCAAGGAGAAAAAAGATTGGCAGATTAA
- the ygiD gene encoding 4,5-DOPA dioxygenase extradiol has translation MIILKKTPALFVGHGSPMNAIETNSYTEEWVRIAKKIDKPKGILSVSAHWYTDHTSVFDTKSPKTVYDMYGFPEDLYNIIYDAPGDPTLAKHVVNMLGDFVGVDNSWGLDHGTWSVLHHMYPERDVPVVQLSIDKNKPFSYHYLLGKKLQRLREEGILIFGTGNIVHNLHLVRMDAKSGYPWAYEFDDYIEAQIENRNYEGVLKYKKAGKSADNAFWMPDHYLPLLYVLGASDEDDGVEVFNKDCVFGSVSMTGYLFSR, from the coding sequence GTGATAATTTTGAAAAAAACGCCTGCCCTGTTTGTAGGTCACGGTTCTCCTATGAACGCGATTGAAACAAACTCTTACACTGAAGAGTGGGTGCGAATAGCAAAGAAGATCGACAAGCCAAAAGGAATACTCTCAGTATCTGCTCATTGGTACACTGACCATACGAGCGTATTTGACACTAAAAGCCCCAAAACAGTTTACGACATGTACGGCTTCCCCGAGGATCTATATAACATCATATACGATGCCCCGGGAGATCCTACCCTTGCAAAGCATGTTGTAAATATGCTCGGAGATTTTGTAGGGGTGGATAACAGCTGGGGGCTGGATCATGGCACATGGTCAGTGCTTCATCATATGTATCCGGAAAGGGACGTACCGGTGGTGCAGCTTAGCATCGACAAGAACAAACCCTTTTCGTATCATTACCTGTTAGGCAAGAAGCTTCAAAGATTAAGGGAGGAAGGGATACTGATATTCGGAACAGGCAACATAGTCCACAACCTCCACCTAGTAAGGATGGATGCAAAAAGCGGATATCCCTGGGCATATGAATTTGACGATTACATTGAAGCGCAGATTGAAAACAGAAATTATGAAGGGGTATTAAAATATAAAAAAGCGGGAAAGTCCGCTGACAATGCTTTTTGGATGCCGGATCATTACCTGCCGTTACTATACGTCCTTGGGGCATCGGACGAAGATGACGGGGTGGAAGTCTTTAACAAGGACTGCGTGTTCGGGTCGGTGTCAATGACCGGGTATCTTTTTAGTCGTTAG
- a CDS encoding sigma-54-dependent Fis family transcriptional regulator — MDALKKKQIWKDYMENKIADKSLRPEILMSWKRCEDLKVDVYDGVGSVVSKDDLQRRLKEKKELLDIARPVMEDIYEMVKDTSYSVVLTDEDGVLIDIIVNKDIAKNHENINFYKGTMWDEKNVGTNAIGTCLAMDKPVQVVGADHFCLSHHRWTCSAAPIHDTKGRIIGCLDLSGRVEDVHTHTYGIVVSSAKTIEKQMAILDSYRLLDTALDSMLDGLIIIDTDLKIIRVNNKIPIIFKMEQEDINKIDMNKVLKDVEIEKNIFVDKHKLRYSDITLCLEGKKIECTLNISPIISNNDVMGAILVIREAKQVRRELNKLAGFKANYTFDNIITKNDKTIDLINTAKRISNTECSVLIEGESGTGKELFAQSIHNESHRKNGPFIAINCAAIPKDLFESELFGYENGSFTGALKGGRPGKFELANGGTLFLDEIGEIPLEVQPKLLRVLDENRVVRIGGTYERELDVRILAATNRNLLDEVNKTSFRQDLYYRLNVINLRLLPLKRRKEDILEIAKYFLRDLNIENGGLLKRFTPAFERKLLEHEWTGNVRELKNLVQRAFYLSQSELIDDVQFTGKQARPIGSVIKQAESLKDIERNTIEEALMINKGNAVKAAQSLNISKATIYRKIKTYSIDLHRM, encoded by the coding sequence ATGGATGCCTTAAAGAAAAAACAGATTTGGAAAGACTACATGGAAAACAAAATCGCCGACAAATCCTTGAGACCTGAAATACTGATGTCTTGGAAAAGATGTGAAGACTTAAAGGTGGATGTCTATGACGGTGTCGGAAGCGTAGTATCAAAAGATGACCTTCAAAGACGCTTAAAGGAGAAAAAGGAGCTACTAGATATCGCCAGGCCTGTCATGGAAGATATTTACGAGATGGTAAAGGACACAAGCTACAGCGTTGTCTTGACTGATGAAGATGGTGTCCTGATAGACATAATAGTAAATAAAGACATTGCGAAGAACCACGAAAACATAAACTTTTACAAGGGCACCATGTGGGATGAAAAGAACGTAGGAACAAATGCCATAGGGACTTGCCTTGCAATGGATAAGCCCGTGCAGGTGGTGGGGGCTGACCATTTTTGCCTTAGCCATCACCGTTGGACCTGCTCTGCTGCACCTATCCACGATACCAAGGGCAGGATCATAGGATGTCTTGATCTCTCAGGCAGAGTGGAAGATGTCCATACCCATACATATGGCATCGTCGTGTCCTCTGCAAAGACCATCGAAAAGCAGATGGCGATTCTGGATTCCTACAGGCTTTTGGATACTGCCCTGGACTCCATGCTTGACGGCTTGATCATAATAGATACAGATCTTAAGATCATAAGGGTAAACAACAAGATACCTATAATATTTAAGATGGAGCAAGAGGATATTAATAAAATAGACATGAACAAGGTGTTAAAGGATGTAGAGATAGAAAAGAATATCTTTGTGGACAAGCACAAGCTTAGATATTCAGACATCACACTGTGCCTAGAGGGCAAAAAGATTGAGTGCACCCTAAATATTTCCCCAATCATCTCAAACAACGACGTCATGGGAGCTATTCTTGTCATAAGGGAGGCCAAGCAGGTAAGAAGGGAGCTTAACAAGCTGGCAGGCTTTAAGGCCAATTATACCTTTGACAACATCATAACCAAAAACGACAAGACGATAGACCTTATAAATACGGCAAAGAGGATATCAAATACCGAATGCTCTGTATTGATAGAAGGAGAAAGCGGAACAGGCAAGGAGCTTTTTGCCCAGTCGATACACAATGAAAGCCACAGAAAAAACGGACCCTTCATAGCGATAAACTGTGCGGCAATACCCAAGGACCTCTTTGAAAGCGAGCTCTTCGGCTACGAAAACGGATCCTTTACAGGAGCACTTAAAGGGGGCAGGCCCGGAAAGTTTGAGCTTGCAAACGGCGGCACGCTGTTTCTTGACGAAATCGGAGAGATACCCCTGGAGGTTCAGCCGAAGCTGCTAAGGGTTTTAGATGAAAACAGGGTGGTAAGGATAGGTGGTACTTACGAGAGGGAGCTTGACGTAAGGATACTCGCTGCTACAAACAGAAATCTGCTGGATGAAGTTAATAAGACCTCATTTAGGCAGGATCTCTATTATAGGCTAAACGTAATCAACTTGAGGCTTTTGCCTCTTAAAAGAAGAAAAGAGGACATCCTGGAGATTGCAAAATACTTCTTAAGAGATTTAAACATCGAAAACGGAGGCCTTTTAAAGAGGTTTACTCCGGCTTTTGAACGAAAGCTATTAGAGCACGAGTGGACAGGTAACGTAAGGGAGCTTAAGAACCTGGTGCAAAGGGCCTTTTATCTATCCCAGTCGGAGCTTATCGATGACGTGCAGTTTACAGGTAAGCAGGCAAGGCCAATAGGCAGCGTGATAAAGCAAGCTGAAAGCCTAAAGGATATAGAGAGAAATACCATAGAGGAAGCCCTTATGATCAACAAGGGCAACGCAGTAAAGGCTGCCCAGTCTCTTAATATAAGCAAGGCGACCATATACCGCAAGATAAAAACCTATTCCATAGATCTACACAGGATGTAG
- a CDS encoding DNA alkylation repair protein — protein MIKIINKTEIIKTLYENADPENAAPMSAYMRNQFDFLGIKKPQRALLSKQFLKEAKKEEQIDWGFVYHLWDLPEREFQYLAMEYLAAVKKLLVEDDLSNLQKLIVNKPWWDTVDLIAGNLVGEIGLRYRKQTEEAMKKWGRSQNIWIARTAILFQLKYKENTNKELLKEIIEYNLDTKEFFIDKAIGWALREYSKTNADFVREVIETLDLAPLAKREGGKYV, from the coding sequence GTGATAAAAATCATAAATAAAACCGAGATCATAAAAACCTTATACGAAAACGCGGACCCTGAAAACGCCGCTCCCATGAGTGCCTATATGAGAAACCAATTTGATTTTCTGGGCATTAAAAAACCTCAAAGGGCTCTTTTAAGCAAGCAGTTTCTAAAGGAAGCAAAGAAAGAAGAGCAAATAGACTGGGGATTTGTATATCACCTTTGGGATCTTCCTGAAAGGGAGTTTCAATACCTGGCAATGGAATACCTGGCAGCTGTGAAGAAGCTGTTGGTAGAAGATGACCTTTCGAACTTGCAAAAATTAATCGTTAATAAGCCTTGGTGGGACACGGTGGACCTTATCGCCGGGAATCTTGTGGGAGAAATAGGTTTGCGCTACAGAAAACAAACGGAAGAAGCTATGAAAAAATGGGGTAGGTCCCAAAATATATGGATTGCAAGAACGGCCATTTTATTTCAGCTTAAATACAAGGAGAATACGAATAAGGAGCTTCTTAAAGAAATAATTGAATATAACTTAGATACCAAGGAATTTTTCATCGATAAAGCCATCGGGTGGGCACTAAGGGAGTATTCAAAGACAAATGCTGATTTTGTAAGAGAAGTCATAGAAACTCTAGATCTAGCGCCTTTGGCTAAAAGAGAAGGGGGAAAATACGTATAA
- a CDS encoding sigma-70 family RNA polymerase sigma factor: protein MQKLIEEIKQGTKREKNLSIIIEDLKPLIYSMIKKYGYCEDSIEDAYQASIEILLISVDDYDKDKKLPFVLYYKNRLFYSYMDKIKARKRADIIPVEEIYDDQMVDPESNDEGFAQNLIWQADRAMLKGAMDKLSDRQQWILKEHYFKGKKLVDIAKEYGIHYQSIVKLKKRSLDKLKANYANQMKQ, encoded by the coding sequence ATGCAAAAACTTATCGAAGAAATCAAGCAAGGCACCAAAAGAGAAAAAAACCTGTCAATCATTATAGAGGACTTAAAGCCACTTATCTATTCAATGATAAAAAAATACGGATACTGCGAAGATTCAATAGAGGATGCATACCAGGCATCTATAGAGATCCTGCTAATATCCGTAGATGATTACGACAAAGATAAAAAATTGCCCTTTGTCCTATATTACAAAAACAGGCTTTTCTATTCCTACATGGACAAAATCAAGGCAAGAAAAAGGGCAGATATAATACCTGTAGAGGAAATATACGACGACCAGATGGTGGATCCAGAATCCAATGATGAGGGCTTTGCTCAAAATCTTATTTGGCAGGCGGACAGAGCCATGCTTAAAGGTGCAATGGATAAGCTCTCTGACAGGCAGCAGTGGATTCTAAAAGAGCATTACTTTAAAGGCAAAAAGCTTGTGGATATTGCCAAGGAATACGGCATCCACTATCAAAGCATCGTAAAGCTCAAAAAAAGATCCTTGGACAAGCTAAAAGCCAACTATGCAAATCAGATGAAGCAATAA
- a CDS encoding DUF1659 domain-containing protein, translated as MAVESTVLSSRMVLKLNFGTNENGNPIVRNKTYSNMNNEAADQEVYDVAEALADLQTNPLEGVHKIQETVLVSL; from the coding sequence ATGGCAGTAGAATCCACAGTTCTATCATCAAGAATGGTTTTGAAGCTTAACTTTGGCACCAATGAAAACGGAAACCCAATAGTTAGAAACAAAACTTATTCAAACATGAACAATGAAGCAGCAGACCAGGAGGTTTACGATGTAGCTGAAGCATTAGCAGATCTTCAGACTAATCCTCTTGAAGGAGTCCACAAGATACAGGAAACTGTACTCGTAAGCCTGTAA
- a CDS encoding DUF2922 domain-containing protein, with amino-acid sequence MATLKLDMSFKRADGYNSKITVDNARADVTAAEAGAMMDMLITTGIFQPSGSPLAEKVSAQLITTEVTELEV; translated from the coding sequence ATGGCAACTCTAAAACTGGACATGAGCTTTAAAAGAGCTGATGGATACAATAGCAAGATAACCGTCGACAATGCAAGGGCGGATGTAACGGCTGCTGAAGCCGGAGCAATGATGGATATGCTGATAACCACAGGCATATTTCAACCATCAGGCTCGCCTTTGGCAGAAAAAGTATCAGCACAGCTTATAACAACAGAAGTAACCGAACTGGAAGTTTAA